ACTATCAGCCAGTTTCAGATAGTTCATCTTGTTTCCATCTGGATCACTAACTTTCAAATTGGTTCCTGTGAATCCTTCCATTAAATTtattacaattatgagtaacaAACAAGTGGTGTTGGTAATGATTAAATACTCACATCATGTTCCTAGTAGCATAATTACCCACACATACATGCCACATTCATGAAAAAATAATCACTCGTGAGGTTGCTAATAAAAGGGCAGTCTGATGCACAAAACTCTACCAATGTGGGTCTCAGAGAATGGTCTATTGTACATAGTTTTATCCTGTTTTGCAAGAAGTTGTTTCTGCGACTCAAACCTTCACATGGCTGTTAATATAATAGGATATTATGCTAATTAGGGATAACAGCTAGTAAAGTACCTAAAAAAACCAAATGATTGTctacttgaatgaaaaaatggaATTTTCTCAAAAATCTTATGCAAAATATTATATGAAGAACAAATGATGTTGTCCAGGTTGTTGGTTCTTTCTGGTACTTGTTGTCTGTTGAGCGAGAAGATGATTGTTGGCAGTCAGCTTGTAAGCAACAGAATGACACGTGCATCACAAATTACTTATATTGCGGCAATGAAGATCTTGATGGTTTTCTCAAGTGGAATGCCAGCTTTATTCTGGAGCGATGTAATGCTGATGATAGCAATAATGCTTTTTTCCAATTTGGAATCTATGAGCAGGCTTTGACTTCGGGTATTGTGGCATCTAACCATTTCATTTCCAAAATTGCTTACTGCTTCTGGTGGGGATTGCAGAATGTAAGGTACTAGTCCTACTTCTCATCATCGTTTCAGTAGAATAGtatgtattattttttttgtcaTGATTCTTATTTCTTAGTTTGTTAGCTAGCTTGTATTGTCTATGCTAACTAAAGGTTGAAACTATTCCACCGTCTGTTGGCTATTATGTATGATCAATGAATTTAACTTCAAGTAGTTTGAATATGGTTGCTGCACTTGCCGTGTTCAGGCATATAATCAAGTGAACCTTAACAGTATGACAGCTAAGGCAACCTTAACGGGTGAAACCAGGACTTtcactattttaaattttttgtattCTCCAGTGATCGGGCCTGATCTTCTCCCGTTAGAGATATTTCAATTCAACCAGACTGATCTGGTCAGGTCTACTTATTATAGTTGAACGcaaaaaacaaaattatttttatacagTTGGAGATTTTATACAGGTGCTTACAGGcgtgttagaatttttttattggCATAATATTAGAGACCTTGGAATCAATCTGTccatgatgagttattttatcgAATGGAGAACTTTTTATCCAATGGTTTCTATGTgacaatttcctttttattgtttGTTATATCATGGATGTGCTTAGTTACTCTTGTGACAAGCTAAATAACGAAAGGTTGTCATATGCGTTATTTCTGCCCGAAATTTAATCCATCAACAATTGATGTAGCTGACTTTGTTTGAACCATTTTCTTCCTATTAGATATCATTTTATCTATTAATAATTCTATGAAGTCCTCTCCAGCCAACTTTGAATTCTCATTAATGATTTAATGAATCGAAACTATGTGGGTGCTTGTGCTCATTCACTTCTATGCAGAAACAGTTGAGACCTAGAAGCAACATCGCTTGGGCATTTACCAAATATTTCATCTGCTGTGCCTTTCTATGTATAAGAATTTTTCGTTGCTATCTACGCTGATAGGAAAACTTACCCATGGATATAGTTCATTTTAAATCATTCGCTAATGGGGTTAAGTTCATGGTAGTAGCCTTGTAAACTTCAGTTGAATGTTTTGCAATCTCCAATGTGAGATCAATTCGAGAGGTAGGTCATATTTAATATTTTGTATGGGAAGGTTCTAAGTTAAGGCAGTGTGGAGCAAAAAGAAAGATATTAAGGACTTGGCATCTGTAACTTACCCCGAAAGCTGCTGCATTGACTAATGAACTTTTCAAATTATGTGGAACAGTACGCTAGGCCAAGGGCTGCAAACAAGCACTTATCTTGGGGAGGTGATCTTCTCAATCatcatcgctgttcttggacttgtACTGTTTGCCCTCCTTATCGGTAACATGCAGGTACTGCCAGTGGCCTCGATTTTCCGTTTGTCATCATAAGTCACGACCAGTAGCTCTAGGCAAGGATCTTGTGATACAGTGGGGTTGACTTATCAAATACTGTTATTATTCTTCCAGACATATCTTCAATCGATGACGATACGGCTCGAAGAGATGCGAGTTAAGAGGCGTGACTCAGAACAGTGGATGCATCACCGTATGCTACCACCAGACCTCAGACAGCGTGTCCGTCGATATGATCAGTACAAGTGGTTGGAGACGAGAGGTGTGGATGAAGAAggtttggttcagagccttcccAAGGATCTTCGGCGGGATATCAAGCGTCATCTTTGTTTAGCCTTGGTTAGGAGGGTAGGCTTCTCTCTCTGTTCATCATTACTTACTTGTCATCAGATAATCAACATCTATAACTGACTCATCTTATGTGCAGGTTCCTTTATTTGAGAAGTTGGATGAGCGTTTGCTAGATGCAATTTGTGAAGGACTCAAACCTAGTCTGTACACAGAGAACACATACATTCTGAGAGAGGGGGATCCCGTGGACGAAATGCTCTTCATCATTCGTGGGAGCTTGGAGAGCATAACTACTGATGGAGGAAGAAGCGGGTTCTTCAACCGAACTCTTCTTCAAGAGCGTGATTTCTGCGGTGAGGAGCTCTTGACTTGGGCACTAGATCCAAAGTCCGGTGGCAACCTACCAACTTCCACGAGGACCGTGAGAGCACTGAATGAAGTTGAAACATTCTCACTGAATGCTGATGAACTCAAGTTCGTGGCGAGCCAGTTCAGACGTCTCCACAGCCGGCAAGTCCAGCATACATTTCGATTCTACTCACAGCAATGGAGGATGTGGGCAGCTTGCTTCATCCAAGCCGCGTGGAGACGCTATGTCAAGCGGAAGATGGCCGAGCTTctgcagaaggaagaagaagaaagacggagAAATAACTTGGTGAAAGGCACCACAAGCCTTGGTGCGGCCATCTACGCATCGAGATTCGCTGCCAACGCGATGCGAGGTGTTCATCGGCTTCGGAACAGGAGGGCCCTTGGATTGGTGAGGTTGCAAAAACCACCCGAGCCTGATTTCACTGCAGAAGGTGCTGATTGAATCCAATTCCCTGTTGGAGATGTGTGCACGAGGTAATTCTATATTCACTTAGCTTATAAGGGATTGATAACTCTGCCTGCTTTTCCAAGTATTTGTGTTTCATATTTAGAATGATAAAGTAGTATACAAGTGTGCCTAGACTAGAGATGTGATGATTGATTCATTAGCTTCAGGTTTAATTGTAAATCATCTATTAATATTACAAATCCACAATCCAACACTAACTAGCAAAACTTGCCAGGAGAGGTTGAATTCTTCACTATCAACTATTTAGCTTTCAACCCGTATAACCTACGACCGTGAGGTGTTTAATCTTATCGCTTCTGTTTCAAATGATCGATAATTATCTAGTAGTTAAGACTAGCTATTCAGCTAATGAGTTGCCAGTTTAGAAAAAGTGATGGAGCACTTTGCCTAAACCCTCTTAGGAATGAATACAGAATACTATGGAAATAGAAAACAAGACATTTCCCCAAACAATATttagataatattttatattaatttatatcaAGGTTCTTAGATTTCCCCAATTCTTTAGAGCATGAGATAAGTtgtcaaaattataaaattgatAATTTTTATCCAATATGTAATAATTTGCGGCAAATGGAGCCAAAATTAAGCTAGAAAAGATATTAGTacttgatcatatcaaaattagaATGAAAATAAGTTGTTTAAAGTTCATTAGCATTTTTTTGTCCCTCAATATATAAGTTCCTCAACTTTTCATCAGGAATTTTAACAAATCACGTCCTTGTTACCAATTCATTCCCTAGCATTTATTTTTTCTTGGCTTATCCTCAATTCTAGTGCAAGTTGTTAGAAAATCAGCTTGCAGCATGATTTTCTGGCAAAAGTAGATATTTGAGTTTTCCCCCATTTAAGATGATTATTTAGGAGTTTTTCATAACTAAGCTTAGGTTTTAACTTGTCAAGTTGACTGCTTGGTAAAAAGTGGCATAAAAACCCCATAAGTTGAGAGCCAGCTGAAGAGTTGGGCATTCTCGGATGCATCAGTTGAGAATGTTAGGTTTGTTGATCTTAATCTGTGAATCCAGCCCCTTTTGTGGCAGTAAAGGCGAAACCGTCACCTTGGCAGCCCCTCCAAGGTGACCCCCTACTATTTGGAAGGGAGATTAATCACGGGAGGCTTCATCCAACAAAAACAACGCATGCAAGGATGAGTTGAGGCAACCACAGGGCATTCCGCACTTGTTGGGAATCGACCCTCGGCCTATTGACAGCAACACCCTTGTATGAACCAACTATGTCAACCCATGAGGTGAATCCAATCCCTTTTTGATTGAACTTTAGGTGGATTTCATATACCTCAAAAAAGTACCCAAAAAATAAGGTAGAATGATCACTGAACATCTGAGATTTGATCTGTGGTTGAACAGTGGACTCACCCCTAGGATCATTGCGATTGACACGCTTTTCTTCTTAATATCAGATATTAACATACAGTCATTAGTAAT
This region of Zingiber officinale cultivar Zhangliang chromosome 9A, Zo_v1.1, whole genome shotgun sequence genomic DNA includes:
- the LOC122018799 gene encoding probable cyclic nucleotide-gated ion channel 5, whose amino-acid sequence is MFDGGHKAQYMDGQREKFVRLEESSPALSFSSDTDRRNRSTFNVEGFGQGSHTSFKFIRGGVRKGSEGLKFLGRSLRFGASREVFPEDLKVSEKKIFDPQDKFLIIMNRLFVISCILAVAVDPLFYYLPIKDENCLGIDRKLAVASTTLRTIIDCFYLIRMALQFRTGYIAPSTRVFGRGELVIDPAQIAKHYLRSNFIIDFLSVLPLPQIVVWRFLHRNKGSDVLATKNALFVIVLLQYIPRLFRIIPLTSELKRTAGVFAETAWAGAAYYLLWFMLACHVVGSFWYLLSVEREDDCWQSACKQQNDTCITNYLYCGNEDLDGFLKWNASFILERCNADDSNNAFFQFGIYEQALTSGIVASNHFISKIAYCFWWGLQNVSTLGQGLQTSTYLGEVIFSIIIAVLGLVLFALLIGNMQTYLQSMTIRLEEMRVKRRDSEQWMHHRMLPPDLRQRVRRYDQYKWLETRGVDEEGLVQSLPKDLRRDIKRHLCLALVRRVPLFEKLDERLLDAICEGLKPSLYTENTYILREGDPVDEMLFIIRGSLESITTDGGRSGFFNRTLLQERDFCGEELLTWALDPKSGGNLPTSTRTVRALNEVETFSLNADELKFVASQFRRLHSRQVQHTFRFYSQQWRMWAACFIQAAWRRYVKRKMAELLQKEEEERRRNNLVKGTTSLGAAIYASRFAANAMRGVHRLRNRRALGLVRLQKPPEPDFTAEGAD